The Streptococcus pluranimalium genome contains a region encoding:
- a CDS encoding GntR family transcriptional regulator codes for MSNKKPLYLKMVDTLELTIRDSMVAHERLPSERELSEDFGVSRITVRQALKELEARGLIYKLQGKGTFVSSIEQVKTDLASTYSFTEQMKKLGKTPKTRILSFEKVTVTPYLASYLNMEVGSDVFELERLRLADGFPMMFERTYIPVSPFENLEKDLLAKKPLYDIFTQDFEQKIRIAEEEFAASIALDYEADLLNIKKGSAVLHVTRHTYNDKNVLIEFTFSIARADQFRYRITHYPS; via the coding sequence ATGTCAAATAAAAAACCTCTTTATCTAAAAATGGTGGATACTTTAGAGTTGACGATTCGTGATTCAATGGTCGCACATGAACGTTTACCCTCTGAAAGGGAATTGAGTGAGGATTTTGGTGTCAGTCGTATAACGGTTAGGCAAGCCCTAAAAGAACTAGAAGCTAGAGGCTTGATTTATAAGCTTCAAGGTAAAGGAACGTTTGTGTCAAGTATTGAACAAGTGAAAACGGATCTTGCTTCAACCTATAGTTTTACTGAGCAGATGAAGAAATTAGGTAAAACACCAAAGACACGGATTCTTTCTTTTGAAAAAGTCACTGTGACACCTTACTTAGCTTCTTATTTGAATATGGAAGTAGGAAGTGATGTATTTGAGTTAGAACGCTTACGTCTAGCTGATGGTTTTCCAATGATGTTTGAAAGAACTTATATCCCAGTTTCACCTTTTGAGAATTTGGAAAAAGATTTACTTGCAAAGAAACCATTATATGATATCTTCACCCAAGATTTTGAACAAAAAATTCGTATTGCGGAAGAAGAGTTTGCAGCAAGTATTGCATTGGATTATGAGGCTGACCTTTTAAACATTAAAAAAGGCTCTGCTGTCTTACATGTGACACGGCACACTTATAATGACAAAAATGTATTAATCGAATTTACGTTTAGTATTGCCCGTGCAGACCAATTTCGTTATCGCATTACACATTACCCATCTTAA
- a CDS encoding BMP family lipoprotein produces the protein MKKSLMTVGALLSATLLLAACGNRSERSEKDVKNDLKVAMVTNVTGIDDKSFNQSAWEGLTAWGKDNGLKKGKGYDYFQSASESEFATNFDTAVSNGYGLIFGIGFPLHDSLEKAASSNPDTNFVIVDDVIKDQKNVASITFADDQAAYLAGVAAAKTTKSKTVGFVGGMEGEVVSRFENGFKAGVKSIDDSIKVKVDYAGSFADAAKGKTIAAAQYAGGADVIYHAAGATGAGVFSEAKDFNERQNEADKVWVIGVDSDQSAEGKYTSKDGKSSNFVLASSIKEVGKGLQMVTKETQDGKFPGGKVRTFGLKEDGVSLVTDNLSDDAKKAVEAAKKAIVDGTVTVTK, from the coding sequence ATGAAAAAATCACTAATGACCGTAGGTGCGCTTTTGAGCGCGACTCTTCTGCTGGCTGCTTGTGGCAATCGTTCAGAGCGTTCTGAAAAAGATGTTAAAAATGACTTGAAAGTTGCAATGGTAACTAATGTAACTGGTATTGATGATAAATCATTCAACCAGTCAGCTTGGGAAGGTCTAACAGCCTGGGGTAAAGACAATGGACTTAAAAAAGGAAAAGGCTATGATTACTTCCAATCAGCTAGTGAGTCAGAATTTGCTACAAACTTTGACACAGCTGTAAGTAACGGTTATGGTTTGATTTTCGGAATTGGCTTCCCACTGCATGATTCCCTTGAAAAGGCAGCGTCAAGTAACCCAGATACCAACTTTGTCATCGTTGATGATGTCATCAAAGACCAAAAAAATGTTGCAAGTATCACCTTTGCGGATGATCAAGCAGCTTACTTAGCAGGAGTTGCTGCAGCTAAAACGACAAAGTCTAAAACAGTAGGATTTGTTGGAGGTATGGAAGGAGAAGTGGTTTCGCGTTTTGAAAATGGCTTCAAAGCAGGCGTAAAATCAATTGATGATAGCATCAAGGTGAAAGTTGATTACGCAGGGTCATTTGCCGATGCAGCTAAAGGAAAAACGATTGCTGCTGCCCAATACGCAGGTGGGGCAGATGTGATTTATCATGCGGCTGGTGCAACTGGTGCAGGTGTCTTCAGTGAAGCTAAAGACTTTAACGAACGCCAAAATGAAGCCGATAAAGTTTGGGTTATCGGTGTTGATAGCGACCAAAGCGCTGAAGGAAAATACACTTCTAAAGATGGCAAATCATCGAATTTTGTGTTGGCCTCAAGCATCAAAGAAGTTGGTAAAGGTCTTCAAATGGTAACAAAGGAAACACAAGATGGGAAATTCCCGGGTGGTAAAGTTAGAACCTTCGGCTTGAAAGAAGACGGTGTCTCACTAGTAACAGACAACCTCTCTGACGATGCTAAAAAAGCTGTCGAAGCTGCTAAAAAAGCCATTGTGGATGGTACAGTAACGGTTACTAAATAG
- a CDS encoding GntR family transcriptional regulator has protein sequence MKKQKEPKYLQLKEILKKQILSGDFSEGDRFHTQSEIANSFQVSSITAIRALDELKKEGLVERKQGIGTFVARSRREVLVKFSDIELFCPNQENVQVLSITKGNNPYYLEKLNLHKTEYYYQITRLRTAEEKPFIYHQTYLPHDFIKNPNADLQEFQSIYNRFEEDFHIIMTDQAFEETNEICLNIPTKIKKALQLNDFEPSVLQLRTTKNRESNRILEYIETYKHWEYFKFKISSND, from the coding sequence ATGAAAAAACAAAAAGAACCGAAATACCTACAGCTAAAAGAAATTTTAAAAAAGCAAATTCTATCAGGAGATTTCTCTGAAGGCGATAGATTTCATACCCAATCTGAAATTGCAAATTCTTTTCAGGTTAGCTCGATCACTGCTATCCGAGCTCTGGATGAACTAAAAAAGGAGGGTTTAGTAGAGCGCAAGCAAGGGATTGGAACCTTTGTTGCACGCTCAAGACGCGAAGTTCTTGTTAAATTTTCTGACATAGAGCTATTCTGCCCAAATCAAGAAAACGTTCAAGTTTTGTCCATCACTAAGGGCAATAACCCTTATTATCTCGAAAAGTTAAATCTTCATAAAACTGAGTATTACTATCAAATTACAAGATTAAGAACTGCAGAAGAGAAGCCCTTTATTTACCACCAAACTTATTTACCACATGATTTTATCAAAAATCCCAATGCTGATTTACAAGAATTTCAATCTATTTACAATCGTTTTGAAGAAGATTTTCATATCATTATGACAGATCAAGCTTTTGAAGAAACCAACGAAATTTGTTTGAATATTCCTACTAAAATTAAAAAAGCCTTACAACTAAATGACTTTGAACCTAGTGTACTGCAGCTTAGAACTACTAAAAATCGTGAAAGTAACCGTATTTTAGAGTACATAGAAACTTATAAGCATTGGGAGTATTTCAAATTCAAAATATCCTCAAATGACTAG
- a CDS encoding adenylosuccinate synthase — protein MTSVVVVGTQWGDEGKGKITDFLSADAEVIARYQGGDNAGHTIVIDGKKFKLHLIPSGIFFKEKISVIGNGVVVNPKSLVKELNYLHEEGVTTDNLRISDRAHVILPYHIKLDQLQEDAKGDNKIGTTIKGIGPAYMDKAARVGIRIADLLDKEIFAERLKTNLAEKNRLFEKMYESDPLAFDNIFEEYYQYGQEIKQYVTDTSVILNDALDGGKRVLFEGAQGVMLDIDQGTYPFVTSSNPVAGGVTIGSGVGPSKINKVVGVCKAYTSRVGDGPFPTELFDEVGDRIREVGKEYGTTTGRPRRVGWFDSVVMRHSRRVSGITNLSLNSIDVLSGLDTVKICVAYDLDGERIDYYPASLEQLKRCKPIYEELPGWSEDITGVRSLEDLPENARNYVRRIGELVGVRISTFSVGPGREQTNILESVWANI, from the coding sequence ATGACATCTGTAGTTGTTGTTGGTACCCAATGGGGTGACGAAGGTAAAGGTAAAATCACGGATTTCTTGTCAGCTGATGCGGAAGTCATCGCTCGCTATCAAGGCGGTGACAATGCTGGTCACACAATCGTGATTGATGGTAAGAAGTTCAAACTTCACTTGATTCCATCAGGGATTTTCTTCAAAGAAAAAATCTCAGTAATCGGTAATGGTGTGGTGGTCAATCCAAAATCTTTGGTTAAAGAATTGAACTATCTCCATGAAGAAGGTGTAACGACTGATAACCTTCGGATCTCAGACCGTGCCCACGTTATCCTCCCATACCACATCAAGCTTGATCAGCTTCAAGAAGATGCTAAAGGAGACAACAAAATCGGGACAACGATTAAAGGGATTGGTCCAGCTTACATGGATAAGGCTGCGCGTGTTGGTATTCGTATTGCGGACCTTTTGGACAAAGAAATCTTTGCAGAGCGCCTTAAAACCAACTTGGCTGAGAAAAACCGCCTCTTTGAAAAAATGTATGAATCAGACCCATTGGCTTTTGATAATATTTTCGAAGAATACTACCAGTATGGTCAAGAAATTAAACAATATGTGACCGATACATCTGTTATCCTCAACGATGCTTTGGATGGTGGTAAACGTGTTCTTTTTGAAGGTGCACAAGGGGTTATGCTTGATATCGATCAAGGAACTTACCCATTTGTAACCTCATCAAACCCAGTTGCTGGTGGTGTGACTATCGGTTCAGGGGTTGGACCATCAAAAATCAATAAAGTCGTTGGTGTATGTAAAGCCTACACTAGTCGTGTTGGTGATGGACCATTCCCAACAGAATTATTCGATGAAGTTGGCGATCGTATCCGTGAAGTTGGTAAAGAATATGGAACAACAACTGGTCGCCCACGTCGTGTGGGATGGTTTGACTCTGTTGTCATGCGCCACAGCCGTCGTGTATCAGGCATTACCAACCTTTCCCTTAACTCAATCGACGTGCTTTCAGGTCTTGATACCGTCAAAATCTGTGTAGCCTATGACCTTGATGGCGAACGTATTGATTACTACCCAGCAAGTCTTGAGCAACTCAAACGTTGTAAACCAATCTATGAAGAACTTCCAGGTTGGTCTGAAGACATCACAGGTGTTCGTAGCCTAGAAGACCTTCCAGAAAATGCTCGTAACTATGTTCGCCGTATCGGTGAGTTGGTGGGTGTTCGTATTTCTACTTTCTCAGTAGGACCAGGACGCGAACAGACTAACATCTTGGAATCTGTTTGGGCGAATATTTAG
- a CDS encoding SIS domain-containing protein, producing MFQLSTEELTKLGAEITTREIKQQPKLWLEALSTYQSQKDKIDCFLADIIASANGKAVKVMFTGAGTSEYVGNSIASYLQTNGDREHFLFSSVATTDIVAAPHYYFYPEDTVLLVSFARSGNSPESLAAVELANQLIDNIYHLTITCAPEGELAKAAHSQDNNFLLLQPQGSNDAGFAMTGSFSCMMLSALLVFDRSIDENQKKNYVDTAASLAESVINREQELQELVDLDFDRLVYIGSGSLSGLTREAQLKILELTAGKIVTVFDSSMGFRHGPKSFVNDKTIVIGFVNNHTYVRQYDLDILEEVEADKIAIKTLALAQDGATAFSGQTFGFASDVLLPDAYLALPYIFVAQTIALLSSIKVNNLPDTPSASGTVNRVVKGVTIHDYKA from the coding sequence ATGTTTCAATTATCAACTGAAGAACTTACCAAGCTTGGTGCAGAAATTACAACACGTGAAATCAAGCAACAGCCAAAACTTTGGCTAGAGGCTTTGTCAACTTATCAATCACAGAAAGATAAGATTGATTGTTTTCTTGCTGATATCATAGCCTCGGCTAATGGTAAAGCTGTAAAAGTAATGTTTACAGGTGCAGGTACTTCTGAATATGTAGGCAATAGCATTGCAAGTTATCTACAAACAAATGGTGATAGGGAACATTTCTTATTTTCGAGTGTTGCAACTACTGATATTGTAGCTGCGCCGCATTATTATTTTTATCCGGAAGATACGGTCTTGTTGGTTTCATTTGCAAGAAGTGGTAATAGTCCTGAAAGTTTGGCTGCGGTTGAGTTGGCGAATCAATTGATTGATAATATCTACCACCTAACCATTACTTGTGCGCCAGAAGGAGAATTGGCCAAAGCAGCTCATTCTCAGGATAATAATTTTTTATTACTGCAACCACAAGGATCGAATGATGCTGGTTTTGCTATGACAGGAAGCTTCTCATGCATGATGCTTTCAGCCTTATTAGTATTTGATAGAAGTATTGATGAGAATCAGAAAAAAAACTATGTTGATACGGCAGCATCTCTAGCTGAGAGTGTTATCAATCGTGAACAAGAGCTACAAGAATTGGTTGATTTAGACTTTGATCGTCTTGTTTATATTGGGTCAGGAAGCTTATCAGGTTTGACTAGAGAGGCTCAATTAAAAATTTTAGAATTAACTGCAGGTAAAATTGTAACCGTTTTCGACTCATCGATGGGATTCAGACACGGGCCCAAATCCTTTGTAAATGATAAGACGATTGTGATTGGTTTCGTTAATAACCATACTTATGTACGCCAGTATGATTTAGATATTTTGGAAGAAGTAGAAGCGGATAAAATTGCCATCAAAACCTTGGCTTTAGCTCAGGATGGTGCTACAGCTTTTTCTGGACAAACATTTGGCTTTGCTTCTGATGTATTGTTACCGGATGCCTATTTAGCTTTGCCGTATATTTTTGTGGCTCAAACGATTGCTTTATTATCCTCAATTAAGGTAAATAATCTTCCTGATACACCGTCTGCAAGTGGAACAGTTAACCGTGTTGTTAAAGGTGTAACCATTCACGATTACAAAGCTTAG
- a CDS encoding IS1182 family transposase, whose amino-acid sequence MHYNTNQTTLPLEIACVLPPDHIVFTIEKVVNSLEEYHFQTFYHDFGRPSYHPKLLLSALLFAYTQGVFSGRKIEKLMVENLGMHYLTGQLVVSYRTINRFRVSDGIEELIRQLFIDLSVQLKLEKLVTLDCLYIDGTKIEANANKYSFVWKKAVDKFSVTLQEKMQVYFQEEIWPLIHQAIERDEQEDITSEQLMNFAQVLEEELSHLSQNIEESPVKGPDNRKTKRRQLKKVLKKVKNDFAVRTEKYENYQMTFEGRNSFSKTDTDATFMRMKEDHMKKGQLKPGYNLQIATENQFVLHYDVFPNPTDTRTLLPFLDSYPHELKRIVADAGYGSEENLLSLDEMGVDHLIKYGLFDKEQKRSYHHSDKNLKNWSYDAKTDTYIHPDDWIYHFTKKQVRKTETGFKQEITIYQAEEPELAPQKCLYINKRYLELKEKERQSLLSDEGSHIFAKRKIDVEPVFGQIKACLGYKRCNLRGKRKVKIDMGLVLMANNLLKFNKKVA is encoded by the coding sequence ATTCACTATAACACAAATCAAACAACTTTACCATTAGAAATTGCTTGTGTCTTACCACCAGATCATATTGTCTTTACTATTGAAAAAGTGGTTAACTCACTAGAAGAATATCACTTTCAAACCTTTTATCATGACTTTGGTCGACCTTCTTATCATCCCAAGTTACTTCTATCTGCCCTTCTTTTTGCCTACACTCAAGGGGTCTTCTCTGGTCGAAAGATTGAAAAATTGATGGTAGAAAATCTAGGTATGCACTATTTGACAGGGCAGCTAGTTGTCAGTTACCGTACCATTAATCGCTTTCGTGTCTCTGATGGGATAGAAGAACTCATAAGGCAACTCTTTATTGATCTTAGTGTCCAATTAAAATTGGAAAAATTGGTGACATTAGATTGCCTTTATATTGATGGTACTAAGATTGAAGCCAATGCCAACAAGTATAGCTTCGTTTGGAAGAAAGCTGTTGATAAATTTTCTGTCACTCTCCAAGAAAAGATGCAAGTCTATTTTCAAGAAGAAATATGGCCTCTTATTCATCAAGCCATTGAGCGAGATGAACAGGAAGATATTACTTCAGAACAGTTAATGAATTTCGCTCAAGTACTAGAAGAAGAACTTTCTCATTTGAGTCAGAATATTGAGGAAAGCCCAGTCAAAGGACCAGACAACCGTAAAACTAAGCGACGTCAACTTAAGAAAGTCCTAAAGAAAGTGAAAAATGATTTTGCGGTACGGACAGAGAAATATGAGAACTATCAGATGACATTTGAAGGGCGAAACAGCTTTTCAAAAACAGATACCGATGCCACTTTCATGAGAATGAAAGAGGACCACATGAAAAAAGGTCAACTCAAACCCGGTTACAACCTCCAAATCGCTACCGAAAATCAATTTGTTCTTCACTACGATGTTTTTCCAAATCCAACAGATACGAGAACCTTACTCCCTTTTTTAGATTCCTACCCTCATGAGCTGAAAAGGATTGTCGCTGATGCAGGATATGGAAGTGAAGAGAATCTTCTGAGCTTAGATGAGATGGGAGTTGATCACCTGATTAAATACGGCCTCTTTGATAAGGAACAAAAAAGAAGTTATCACCACTCTGATAAAAATCTGAAGAATTGGTCTTATGATGCCAAAACGGATACTTATATACATCCTGACGACTGGATTTATCATTTCACGAAGAAACAAGTTCGAAAGACGGAGACAGGTTTTAAACAAGAAATAACCATTTATCAAGCAGAAGAACCAGAGCTAGCTCCTCAAAAATGTCTCTATATCAACAAGAGGTACCTGGAGTTAAAAGAAAAAGAAAGACAATCGCTTTTATCTGATGAAGGCAGTCACATCTTTGCGAAACGCAAGATTGATGTGGAACCTGTTTTTGGTCAGATAAAGGCTTGTTTGGGTTATAAACGTTGTAACCTGAGAGGAAAACGGAAAGTCAAAATTGATATGGGATTGGTCCTCATGGCCAATAACCTCCTCAAGTTTAATAAGAAAGTTGCATGA
- the lacD gene encoding tagatose-bisphosphate aldolase, protein MLMLTKNKRRYMTQLSQNGVISALAFDQRGALKRMMAQHQTEEPTVEQIEELKSLVSEELTKYASSILLDPEYGLPATKVRHEEAGLLLAYEKTGYDATTTSRLPDCLDVWSAKRIKESGADAVKFLLYYDVDGDEAVNDQKKAYIERIGSECRAEDIPFYLEILTYDESISDNNSPEFAKVKAHKVNEAMKVFSDERFGVDVLKVEVPVNMNFVEGFTDGDVLFTKEEAAQAFKDQEASSDLPYIYLSAGVSAKLFQETLQFAAASGAKFNGVLCGRATWAGAVPVYIKEGADAAREWLRTEGFKNIDDLNKVLADTASSWEEKVK, encoded by the coding sequence ATGCTAATGTTAACCAAAAACAAACGTCGCTACATGACACAACTAAGCCAAAATGGTGTGATTTCAGCCCTAGCCTTTGACCAACGCGGGGCGCTCAAACGCATGATGGCGCAACATCAGACAGAAGAACCAACGGTTGAGCAAATCGAAGAACTCAAAAGCCTTGTTTCAGAAGAGCTCACCAAGTACGCATCATCTATCTTGCTTGACCCTGAATACGGTCTACCAGCGACCAAGGTTCGCCATGAAGAGGCAGGCTTGCTGCTAGCCTATGAAAAAACAGGTTATGATGCGACCACTACTAGCCGCTTGCCAGACTGTCTTGATGTTTGGTCAGCTAAGCGTATCAAAGAATCAGGTGCAGATGCCGTGAAGTTCCTTCTTTACTACGATGTCGATGGCGATGAAGCTGTCAATGACCAAAAGAAAGCTTACATTGAGCGCATTGGTTCAGAATGTCGAGCAGAAGATATTCCCTTTTACCTTGAAATTTTGACTTATGATGAAAGCATTTCAGATAATAACAGCCCAGAGTTTGCGAAAGTGAAAGCTCACAAGGTCAATGAAGCCATGAAGGTCTTTTCAGATGAACGCTTTGGTGTGGATGTGCTTAAGGTAGAAGTTCCTGTCAATATGAACTTTGTGGAAGGCTTTACAGATGGCGACGTTCTCTTTACCAAGGAAGAAGCTGCGCAAGCCTTTAAAGATCAAGAAGCCTCAAGTGACTTACCATACATTTATTTGAGTGCAGGTGTTTCAGCGAAACTTTTCCAAGAGACCTTGCAGTTTGCAGCAGCATCAGGCGCTAAGTTTAACGGAGTGCTTTGTGGCCGTGCGACGTGGGCGGGCGCAGTACCTGTTTATATCAAAGAGGGCGCAGATGCAGCACGCGAATGGTTGCGTACAGAAGGTTTTAAGAATATTGATGACCTAAACAAGGTGCTTGCGGATACCGCGAGCTCTTGGGAAGAAAAGGTGAAATAA
- a CDS encoding glycoside hydrolase family 35 protein, with amino-acid sequence MKRFVVKDDFYLDNNPFKILSGAIHYFRIPPDNWYHSLYNLKALGFNTVETYVPWNMHESKEGEFDFTGILDLEKFLAIAQDLDLYAIVRPSPYICAEWEFGGLPAWLLAKDVRVRSSDPKFLNYVERYYKVLLPKLAKHQLDQGGNILMFQIENEYGSYGEDKTYLRCLKKLMEDQGLTAPFFTSDGAWQATLKAGSLIDDGVLVTGNFGSKGKINFANMKAFFKQHNKEWPLMCMEFWDGWFNRWKEPIIRREPEELADSVMEVLKEGSINLYMFHGGTNFGFMNGTSARRNKDLPQVTSYDYDAILDEAGNPSPKFYALQRRLKEAYPDLDYREPLIKETMAIDQIPLVAKVALKDTIHNLSRASRDFYPKSMEALSQPTGYILYRTQLPKDKEEERLRVIDARDRIQVFVDDEKVATQYQEEIGGDIMVKQKTNLSQVDILVENMGRVTYGHKLEAPTQSKGLGRGLMADLHFVGEWEQYPLPLDNISDIVYASEFEWQEGLPAFYRFEYDCPNPKDTYLNLSHFGKGVAFINGYHLGRFWQVGPTLSLYLPASFMKKGRNVITIFETEGIYQTQLALTHKPLYKEIEGEKL; translated from the coding sequence ATGAAACGATTTGTTGTCAAAGATGACTTCTATTTAGACAATAATCCTTTTAAAATTTTATCAGGTGCCATTCATTATTTCCGTATTCCCCCTGATAACTGGTATCACTCCTTATATAATCTTAAAGCACTTGGGTTTAATACTGTAGAGACCTATGTTCCTTGGAATATGCACGAATCAAAAGAAGGTGAGTTTGACTTTACAGGAATTCTAGATTTAGAAAAATTTCTGGCGATAGCTCAGGATTTAGACTTGTATGCTATTGTTAGACCTAGTCCATATATTTGTGCAGAATGGGAGTTTGGAGGTTTACCTGCGTGGTTATTAGCAAAAGACGTGAGAGTTCGCTCCAGTGACCCCAAATTTTTAAATTATGTGGAACGTTATTATAAGGTTCTTCTTCCAAAATTGGCAAAACATCAATTGGATCAAGGTGGTAATATTCTCATGTTTCAGATTGAGAATGAATATGGTTCTTATGGAGAAGATAAGACCTATCTAAGATGTTTGAAAAAGTTAATGGAAGATCAAGGCCTAACGGCTCCTTTCTTTACCTCAGATGGAGCATGGCAAGCGACATTAAAGGCGGGAAGCTTGATTGACGATGGGGTTCTCGTAACAGGTAATTTTGGCTCAAAGGGTAAGATTAATTTTGCTAATATGAAAGCCTTCTTTAAACAGCATAATAAAGAGTGGCCCCTCATGTGTATGGAGTTTTGGGATGGTTGGTTTAATCGTTGGAAAGAGCCGATTATACGTAGAGAACCGGAAGAATTAGCTGATTCAGTAATGGAAGTTCTCAAAGAGGGAAGTATTAATCTCTACATGTTTCACGGGGGAACCAATTTTGGTTTTATGAACGGAACCTCAGCTCGTCGCAACAAAGACCTGCCGCAAGTAACTTCTTATGACTATGATGCGATTTTAGACGAGGCAGGTAACCCCAGTCCGAAGTTCTATGCGCTACAAAGAAGACTTAAAGAGGCCTACCCCGATTTAGATTATAGGGAACCACTTATAAAAGAGACTATGGCAATAGACCAGATTCCATTGGTAGCTAAGGTAGCATTAAAAGATACCATTCATAACTTATCAAGAGCTTCACGTGATTTTTACCCAAAAAGTATGGAGGCCTTAAGTCAGCCAACAGGTTATATCCTATATCGAACACAGTTGCCAAAAGATAAGGAAGAAGAAAGGCTGCGAGTCATTGATGCTAGGGATCGTATTCAAGTTTTTGTGGATGATGAAAAAGTGGCTACTCAATATCAAGAAGAAATTGGTGGCGATATCATGGTTAAGCAAAAAACAAATCTTAGTCAGGTGGATATCTTGGTTGAGAATATGGGACGTGTGACTTACGGGCACAAACTGGAAGCACCGACGCAAAGCAAGGGATTGGGTCGTGGATTGATGGCTGATCTTCACTTTGTAGGAGAGTGGGAGCAGTATCCTTTGCCACTAGATAATATCTCAGATATTGTCTACGCTTCAGAGTTTGAATGGCAAGAAGGATTACCAGCCTTTTATAGATTTGAATATGATTGCCCAAATCCTAAAGATACTTATTTAAACTTGTCTCATTTTGGTAAGGGAGTAGCCTTTATCAATGGCTATCATCTAGGTCGTTTTTGGCAGGTGGGACCCACCCTCTCTCTCTATCTGCCAGCTAGTTTCATGAAAAAAGGAAGGAATGTAATTACGATTTTTGAAACAGAAGGTATTTATCAAACACAGTTAGCACTCACTCATAAACCATTATATAAGGAAATAGAAGGAGAAAAATTATGA
- a CDS encoding PTS mannose/fructose/sorbose/N-acetylgalactosamine transporter subunit IIC, whose product MIEWWQILLLTLYSAYQILDELTINSSAGSPVFAGFMSGLIMGDLATGLLIGGSLQLMVLGVGTFGGASRIDATSGAVLATAFSVGQGIKPELAVSTIAVPVAALLVYTDILGRFSTTYFAHRIDKHVENFNYKAIERNYLLGAVPWALSRALPVFLALVLGGGAVEAMVNTIADYQWIADGLTLAGKMLPGLGFAILLHYLPVKKNLHYLALGFGLTAMLTTLYGNLQTVSTTLGGIIGESGLKETVFDAAPFKGLPMIGIAIIGAALATLHYKNGQNVTVVEQTTVLSESGEIEDDEI is encoded by the coding sequence ATGATTGAATGGTGGCAAATTCTACTACTTACTCTCTATTCAGCTTATCAAATTCTTGATGAGTTGACGATTAACTCATCGGCAGGCTCACCTGTATTTGCTGGCTTTATGTCAGGTTTAATTATGGGAGACTTAGCAACTGGACTTTTGATAGGTGGTAGTCTTCAATTAATGGTACTCGGTGTTGGAACGTTTGGTGGTGCATCACGTATTGATGCGACATCAGGTGCAGTACTTGCGACAGCTTTTTCAGTTGGTCAAGGTATTAAACCGGAATTGGCTGTTTCAACAATCGCCGTACCGGTAGCAGCACTCTTAGTTTACACTGATATTCTAGGACGCTTCTCAACCACTTACTTTGCACATCGCATCGATAAGCATGTTGAGAACTTTAACTACAAAGCTATTGAACGTAATTATCTTTTAGGGGCAGTACCGTGGGCTCTTTCTCGTGCACTTCCTGTCTTTCTAGCTCTTGTCCTTGGTGGTGGTGCTGTTGAAGCAATGGTAAATACAATTGCGGATTATCAATGGATCGCTGACGGTTTGACCCTTGCTGGTAAAATGCTTCCAGGTCTAGGATTTGCTATTTTACTACATTACTTACCAGTTAAGAAAAACTTGCACTATTTAGCTCTTGGTTTCGGTTTGACAGCAATGCTGACTACTCTATATGGAAACTTACAAACAGTTTCAACGACTTTGGGTGGTATTATCGGTGAATCAGGACTAAAGGAAACCGTTTTTGACGCAGCACCATTTAAAGGTCTTCCAATGATTGGTATTGCTATTATTGGTGCAGCTCTTGCGACGCTACATTATAAGAATGGGCAGAATGTGACAGTAGTGGAACAGACAACAGTGTTATCAGAAAGTGGGGAAATTGAAGATGACGAAATCTAA
- a CDS encoding PTS system mannose/fructose/N-acetylgalactosamine-transporter subunit IIB has translation MTIVAARIDGRLIHGQVANLWTTKLNISRIMVVDNDIVNNDLEKTGLKLATPAGVKLSILTEEKAATNILAGRYDSQRLLIVARRPDRFLSLIEKGVTIPELNVGNMSQSSETRSVTRSVNVVDEDIVAFDAIQGHGTKIIHQMVPNDSAQDFMSLLNKVR, from the coding sequence ATGACAATTGTTGCAGCACGTATTGACGGACGCCTCATTCATGGGCAAGTAGCTAATCTTTGGACGACTAAACTCAATATCAGTCGTATCATGGTTGTTGATAATGACATTGTGAATAATGATTTAGAAAAAACAGGATTAAAGTTAGCAACACCAGCTGGTGTTAAACTCTCTATCTTGACTGAAGAAAAAGCAGCTACTAACATTTTGGCAGGTCGTTATGATTCACAAAGACTTTTGATTGTTGCACGCAGACCGGATCGTTTCTTATCTCTGATTGAGAAAGGCGTGACGATACCAGAATTGAATGTAGGGAATATGTCGCAAAGTTCTGAAACACGCTCTGTGACACGTTCTGTTAACGTTGTGGATGAGGATATTGTAGCATTTGATGCTATTCAAGGGCATGGCACTAAAATCATCCATCAAATGGTGCCGAATGATAGTGCTCAAGATTTTATGAGTTTGTTAAACAAAGTTCGTTAG